In one Desulfoferula mesophila genomic region, the following are encoded:
- a CDS encoding dodecin family protein encodes MGEKRVARVTEIVAASPVSLDDAIKVGFERATRTLRGITGMKVVEQRVSVMENQISEYRVRLEVIFVLEA; translated from the coding sequence ATGGGAGAAAAGCGTGTTGCCCGAGTTACCGAAATCGTGGCCGCCAGTCCGGTTAGCCTGGACGACGCCATCAAGGTTGGCTTCGAACGGGCCACTCGCACCCTCAGGGGCATCACCGGCATGAAGGTGGTGGAGCAGCGCGTTTCGGTGATGGAGAACCAGATCTCCGAATACCGGGTCCGCCTGGAAGTGATTTTCGTCCTCGAGGCCTGA
- a CDS encoding 50S ribosomal protein L11 methyltransferase: protein MNTPPYQDLYIYEILGDARAQAHGLGPHYLGLWLEGDTSFLFFSAPAAQEVERLLAPGGLSLRQRHELTYEQWQGGLEIKPWLVGDLFFCPAWSPVPPPAGARRLLIDPGLVFGSGLHPTTRHCLELLWLRRQRAPLGRVLDLGCGTGILALAAAAWGAEEVLAVDLNPLCVSTTANNAQLNGMELKTVEGAAGDFLDRPAGLVLANLPWAVQEELWAAPRVLDGFPQLILSGVMRSQVGKLEDLLRSRSYAITQRREADFTWFSLWAHYSTAIA, encoded by the coding sequence GTGAACACCCCTCCATACCAAGACCTTTATATCTATGAGATTTTGGGAGACGCCCGCGCCCAGGCCCATGGTTTGGGCCCCCACTACCTGGGCCTGTGGCTGGAGGGCGACACCTCCTTTTTGTTCTTTTCGGCCCCAGCCGCCCAGGAGGTGGAGCGTCTGCTGGCCCCGGGCGGCCTTAGTCTGCGCCAGCGCCACGAGCTGACCTACGAGCAGTGGCAGGGCGGCCTGGAGATCAAGCCCTGGCTGGTGGGCGACCTGTTTTTCTGCCCGGCCTGGAGCCCGGTCCCCCCGCCCGCCGGGGCCCGCCGCCTGCTCATAGACCCCGGCCTGGTCTTCGGCTCGGGCCTGCACCCCACCACCCGCCACTGCCTGGAGCTGTTGTGGCTGCGCCGCCAACGGGCCCCCCTGGGGCGGGTGTTGGATTTGGGCTGCGGGACCGGCATCTTGGCCCTGGCCGCCGCCGCCTGGGGAGCCGAGGAGGTCTTGGCGGTGGACCTGAACCCCCTGTGCGTGAGCACCACGGCCAACAACGCGCAATTAAACGGGATGGAGCTGAAAACCGTGGAGGGCGCGGCGGGGGACTTTCTCGATCGACCCGCCGGCCTGGTGCTGGCCAACCTGCCCTGGGCGGTGCAGGAGGAGCTCTGGGCCGCGCCCCGGGTTTTGGACGGTTTTCCCCAGCTCATCCTCTCGGGGGTGATGCGCTCCCAGGTGGGCAAGCTAGAAGACCTTCTGCGCTCGCGGTCCTATGCCATAACCCAGCGTAGGGAGGCGGATTTCACCTGGTTCAGCCTCTGGGCCCACTACTCCACCGCTATCGCCTGA
- the ilvD gene encoding dihydroxy-acid dehydratase, producing MSLPSDQVKKGAARAPQRSLLRALGLNDDDMSRPLVGIANSYNTVVPGHMHLDRLAKLAADGVREAGATPMEFNTIGICDGLAMGHAGMHASLPSRELVADSVEMMALAHGFDALVLIASCDKIVPGMLMAACRLNLPAVILTGGPMAAGELDGKLVDLISVFEGVAKHQSGQWNDEQLAALECAACPGPGSCSGMFTANTMACLCEALGLALPGGATALAQSPRRAELAQASGRAAVAALKKNLRPLDILTKEAFINACRVDLALGGSTNTCLHLPAIAHEARAEFGLADFDRLSKKTPHLSKLSPAGDLRIEHLDAAGGVGAVMKALEPLLDTTCKAVGGESIADYLAPQPSAYEALGQRVINTLEAPLSPQGGIAVLSGNLAPDGCVVKAAAVAPAMRVFSGPARVFDCEEDAVAAYNAQVIEPGEVIVVRYEGPAGGPGMREMLALTALISGGPLDGKVALVTDGRFSGGSRGAAIGHVSPEAAAGGPMCLVQNGDVIALDLDNRKIELKVEEAELERRRKDWRKPEAKFTRGALVRYAALVGSAAGGAVLKGN from the coding sequence ATGAGCTTACCCAGCGATCAAGTGAAGAAGGGCGCCGCCCGAGCCCCCCAGCGTTCCCTGCTCCGGGCCCTGGGCCTTAACGACGACGACATGTCCCGCCCCCTGGTGGGCATCGCCAACTCCTACAACACCGTGGTGCCGGGCCACATGCACCTGGACCGCCTGGCCAAGCTGGCCGCCGACGGCGTGCGCGAGGCCGGGGCCACCCCCATGGAGTTCAACACCATCGGCATCTGCGACGGCCTGGCCATGGGCCACGCCGGCATGCACGCCTCCCTGCCCAGCCGGGAGCTGGTGGCCGACAGCGTGGAGATGATGGCCCTGGCCCACGGCTTCGACGCCCTGGTCTTGATCGCCTCCTGCGACAAGATCGTGCCCGGCATGCTCATGGCCGCCTGCCGCCTCAACCTGCCGGCGGTCATCCTCACCGGCGGGCCCATGGCCGCGGGCGAGCTGGATGGCAAGCTGGTGGATCTGATCTCCGTGTTCGAAGGGGTGGCCAAGCACCAGTCCGGCCAGTGGAACGACGAGCAGCTGGCCGCCCTGGAGTGCGCCGCCTGTCCCGGCCCCGGCTCCTGCTCGGGCATGTTCACCGCCAATACCATGGCCTGCCTGTGCGAGGCCCTGGGCCTGGCCCTGCCCGGCGGAGCCACCGCCCTGGCCCAGAGCCCCAGGCGGGCCGAGCTGGCCCAGGCCAGCGGCCGGGCCGCGGTGGCGGCGCTCAAGAAGAACCTGCGGCCCCTGGACATCCTTACTAAAGAGGCCTTCATCAACGCCTGCCGGGTGGACCTGGCCCTGGGCGGCTCCACCAACACCTGTCTGCACCTGCCGGCCATCGCCCACGAGGCACGGGCGGAGTTCGGCCTGGCGGACTTCGACCGATTGTCCAAAAAAACCCCGCATCTGTCCAAGTTGAGCCCGGCCGGGGATCTGCGCATCGAGCACCTGGACGCGGCCGGCGGGGTGGGCGCGGTGATGAAGGCCCTGGAGCCCCTGCTGGACACCACCTGCAAGGCGGTGGGCGGCGAGAGCATCGCCGACTATCTGGCCCCCCAACCGAGCGCCTACGAGGCCCTGGGCCAGCGGGTGATCAACACCCTGGAGGCGCCCCTGAGCCCCCAAGGCGGCATCGCGGTGCTATCGGGCAACCTGGCCCCCGACGGCTGCGTGGTCAAGGCGGCGGCGGTGGCTCCGGCCATGCGCGTCTTCTCCGGCCCGGCCCGGGTCTTCGACTGCGAGGAAGACGCGGTGGCCGCCTACAACGCCCAGGTCATCGAGCCCGGCGAGGTGATCGTGGTGCGCTACGAAGGCCCCGCCGGCGGACCGGGCATGCGCGAGATGCTGGCCCTGACCGCCCTGATCAGCGGCGGGCCCCTGGACGGCAAGGTGGCCCTGGTCACCGACGGGCGCTTCAGCGGAGGCAGCCGGGGAGCGGCCATCGGCCACGTATCCCCCGAAGCCGCCGCGGGAGGCCCCATGTGTCTTGTACAAAACGGCGACGTCATCGCCTTGGACCTCGACAACCGCAAGATCGAGCTCAAGGTCGAGGAGGCCGAACTGGAGCGCCGCCGCAAGGATTGGCGCAAGCCTGAAGCGAAATTCACCCGCGGAGCCCTGGTCCGCTACGCCGCCCTGGTGGGCAGCGCGGCCGGGGGAGCGGTCCTCAAGGGAAACTAA